In Holophagales bacterium, one DNA window encodes the following:
- a CDS encoding class II fumarate hydratase, translating into MSATRVEKDSLGEVEVPAEAYWGAQSERARRNFPVSGWVFPRRFLGALGAIKSEAAAVNAGLGRLSPELAGAIRQAADEVAEGRLDDQFPVDVFQTGSGTSTNMNANEVIANRAIEILGGVRGSKHPVHPNDHVNAGQSSNDVIPTAIHVAAYGAIAEELEPALARLATALETKAREFDDVVKIGRTHLQDAVPVRLGQELGGHAQQVRNGLARLAAVKPRLAELALGGTAVGTGLNAPPGFADAVIARLADRTGHSFVPAPNRFEALAARDAAVETSGALRTIAVSLTKIANDLRWLASGPRCGLGEIVLPALQPGSSIMPGKVNPVIPEMTLMVAAQVMGNDVTIGIAGAGGHFELNTMMPVIAWNLLHSIHLLASACGLLADRCVAGLVADRGRSTELVELSLAMVTALVPRLGYDAAAALAKQALATGKTVRQLCEEQQLLPADDLRAVLDPWSQTEGGLHGGDA; encoded by the coding sequence ATGTCAGCCACCCGCGTCGAGAAGGACAGTCTTGGCGAAGTCGAGGTTCCAGCCGAGGCGTACTGGGGAGCGCAGAGCGAGCGGGCGCGGCGGAACTTTCCGGTGTCGGGGTGGGTCTTCCCGCGGCGTTTCCTCGGGGCGCTCGGGGCGATCAAGAGCGAGGCGGCGGCGGTCAACGCCGGGCTCGGACGGCTCTCACCCGAGCTGGCCGGGGCGATCCGGCAGGCGGCCGACGAGGTGGCGGAGGGCCGGCTCGACGACCAGTTCCCGGTCGACGTCTTCCAGACCGGCTCGGGGACCTCGACGAACATGAACGCCAACGAGGTGATCGCCAACCGGGCGATCGAGATCCTCGGCGGGGTGCGCGGCAGCAAGCACCCGGTCCATCCCAACGACCATGTCAACGCCGGGCAGTCGAGCAACGACGTCATCCCGACGGCGATCCACGTCGCGGCCTATGGTGCGATCGCCGAGGAGCTCGAGCCGGCCCTCGCGCGGCTGGCCACGGCGCTCGAGACGAAGGCGCGCGAATTCGACGATGTCGTCAAGATCGGCCGCACCCACCTTCAGGACGCCGTGCCGGTGCGGCTCGGCCAGGAGCTCGGCGGGCACGCCCAGCAGGTGCGCAACGGCCTCGCTCGCCTGGCCGCGGTCAAGCCGCGGCTCGCCGAGCTGGCGCTCGGCGGCACCGCGGTGGGGACAGGGCTCAACGCGCCGCCCGGATTCGCCGACGCGGTGATCGCCCGGCTGGCGGACCGCACCGGCCATTCGTTCGTCCCGGCGCCGAACCGCTTCGAGGCGCTGGCGGCGCGGGATGCCGCGGTCGAGACCTCGGGGGCGCTGCGCACGATCGCGGTGTCGCTCACCAAGATCGCCAACGATCTGCGCTGGCTCGCCTCGGGGCCGCGCTGCGGGCTCGGCGAGATCGTGCTGCCGGCGCTGCAGCCGGGCAGCTCGATCATGCCGGGAAAGGTCAACCCGGTGATTCCGGAGATGACGCTGATGGTGGCCGCCCAGGTGATGGGCAACGACGTGACGATCGGCATCGCCGGTGCCGGCGGGCACTTCGAGCTCAATACGATGATGCCGGTCATCGCCTGGAACCTGCTGCACTCGATCCATCTGCTGGCCAGCGCCTGCGGTCTGCTCGCCGACCGCTGCGTCGCCGGGCTCGTCGCCGACCGCGGACGGAGCACCGAGCTCGTCGAGCTCTCGCTCGCCATGGTCACCGCGCTGGTGCCGCGCCTCGGCTACGACGCCGCGGCAGCGCTCGCCAAGCAGGCGCTCGCCACCGGCAAGACGGTGCGGCAGCTCTGCGAGGAGCAGCAGCTCCTGCCGGCCGACGATCTGCGCGCCGTGCTCGATCCGTGGAGCCAGACGGAGGGTGGCCTGCACGGCGGGGACGCCTGA
- a CDS encoding SDR family NAD(P)-dependent oxidoreductase, with translation MPAVLITGAARGFGRALLDEYLGRGWTVFPLVRGLGDAEPLAERERCHPVVGDVTTPPVEEAIAAALRAHDVALDLLVNNAGGIKKLRGLAVTMPEDLDELFGVHCVGVLRCTRAALPWLRRAPRATVVNVSSRFGSITRTAAGEWRGIYSYPVAKAAQNMLTACLDRELASEGIRVFALHPGALRTPLGAVDADTDPADAARAFAAWVQAVDRDAPCGFHDLGSGGLIPW, from the coding sequence GTGCCGGCTGTCCTGATCACCGGTGCAGCCCGGGGGTTCGGGCGGGCACTGCTCGACGAGTACCTCGGACGTGGATGGACCGTCTTTCCTCTCGTCCGTGGCCTCGGGGACGCCGAGCCGCTCGCCGAGCGGGAGCGTTGCCACCCCGTGGTGGGTGACGTCACGACGCCACCGGTCGAGGAGGCGATCGCCGCGGCCCTGCGGGCACACGATGTCGCCCTCGACCTCCTGGTCAACAACGCCGGCGGCATCAAGAAGCTGCGCGGGCTCGCCGTGACGATGCCCGAGGATCTCGACGAGCTCTTCGGTGTGCACTGTGTGGGAGTGCTGCGCTGCACCCGCGCGGCACTGCCCTGGCTCCGGCGGGCGCCGCGTGCCACGGTGGTCAACGTTTCGTCGCGCTTCGGGTCGATCACCCGCACCGCGGCGGGGGAGTGGCGCGGGATCTACTCCTATCCGGTCGCCAAAGCGGCGCAGAACATGCTCACGGCCTGCCTCGATCGCGAGCTCGCGAGCGAGGGGATCCGGGTCTTCGCCCTGCACCCGGGAGCCCTGCGCACACCGCTGGGTGCCGTCGATGCCGACACCGACCCGGCCGACGCCGCCCGCGCGTTCGCCGCGTGGGTGCAGGCGGTCGACCGCGACGCGCCGTGCGGCTTCCACGACCTCGGCAGCGGCGGCCTGATTCCCTGGTGA
- a CDS encoding RNA-binding S4 domain-containing protein has translation MSVRIDKWLHVARVYKTRTQATHACDLSRVRVNGVAVKPHRALAVGDRVEAEVTPEWTRVLVVHELADRTLPKAEVPRLFEDLSPPRPTRDSLEHLLTRPIVRRDAGAGRPTKKERREIDSWWDGQVDD, from the coding sequence ATGAGCGTGCGAATCGACAAGTGGCTGCACGTGGCCCGCGTCTACAAGACGCGGACCCAGGCGACGCACGCCTGCGACCTCTCGCGGGTGCGGGTCAACGGCGTCGCCGTCAAACCGCACCGGGCACTCGCCGTCGGCGATCGCGTCGAGGCCGAGGTGACGCCGGAGTGGACGCGCGTCCTCGTCGTGCACGAGCTCGCCGACCGGACGCTCCCCAAGGCCGAGGTGCCGCGTCTCTTCGAGGACCTGTCGCCGCCGCGACCGACGCGCGATTCGCTCGAACACCTGCTCACCCGCCCGATCGTCCGCCGCGACGCCGGTGCCGGCCGGCCGACGAAGAAGGAGCGGCGCGAGATCGACTCCTGGTGGGACGGGCAGGTCGACGACTGA
- a CDS encoding metallopeptidase family protein: protein MRVSREEFEDLVAQAVEGLPDEFKSMLDNVAVMVEEEPSDEDLEEVGIDPADPDRDELFGLYQGVPLPERGSSYSALPDRVLIYRGPILRCCEGRREAIREIRDTVLHELGHYYGLEEDELPF from the coding sequence ATGCGTGTCTCCCGCGAGGAATTCGAGGACCTCGTCGCCCAGGCGGTCGAAGGCCTGCCCGACGAGTTCAAGTCGATGCTCGACAACGTCGCGGTGATGGTCGAGGAGGAGCCGAGCGACGAGGATCTCGAAGAGGTCGGGATCGACCCGGCGGATCCGGATCGCGACGAGCTCTTCGGCCTCTACCAGGGCGTGCCGCTGCCCGAGCGCGGCAGCTCGTACTCGGCGCTTCCCGATCGGGTGCTGATCTATCGCGGTCCGATCCTGCGCTGCTGTGAAGGCCGACGCGAAGCGATTCGCGAGATCCGCGACACGGTGTTGCACGAGCTCGGGCACTATTACGGGCTGGAAGAAGACGAGCTGCCGTTCTGA
- a CDS encoding metalloenzyme, protein MTARLLLLFVDGIGLAPGGEGNPFSTVPMPELVRLLGGPLTLESCREAPEIVLRPIDATLGVAGLPQSATGQTALLTGVNAPAALERHVAAFPGPRLGALLAEHSVLRRVEALGGRALFANALTPGYFAEVERGTRRHSATTLAALAAEGAVLGVDDLLAGRAATWDVTGEFLAERAGVCVAPVAPEEAGRRLAALAASYDFTLWETFMTDLAGHGRWGWTAAEALGRLDGLLGGVVRARAADLTVLLTSDHGNLEEAEHRRHTRNPVPLLAFGPLAGRFAALTALDQVTPAILAALADRPS, encoded by the coding sequence ATGACCGCGCGCCTCCTCCTCCTCTTCGTCGACGGCATCGGCCTCGCGCCGGGCGGCGAGGGCAACCCGTTCTCGACCGTTCCGATGCCGGAGCTGGTGCGGCTGCTCGGCGGTCCGCTCACCCTCGAAAGCTGTCGCGAGGCGCCGGAGATCGTGCTGCGGCCGATCGACGCGACCCTGGGCGTGGCGGGTCTGCCGCAGAGCGCCACCGGACAGACGGCGCTGCTTACCGGGGTGAACGCGCCGGCGGCGCTCGAGCGTCACGTCGCGGCCTTCCCGGGGCCGCGCCTGGGCGCCCTGCTCGCCGAGCACAGCGTGCTGCGCCGGGTCGAGGCGCTCGGCGGGCGCGCCCTCTTCGCCAATGCGTTGACCCCCGGCTACTTCGCCGAGGTGGAGCGCGGCACGCGGCGCCACTCGGCGACGACGCTCGCGGCGCTCGCCGCGGAGGGGGCGGTGCTCGGGGTCGACGACCTGCTGGCCGGTCGGGCGGCGACCTGGGATGTCACGGGCGAGTTTCTCGCCGAGCGTGCCGGGGTGTGCGTGGCGCCGGTGGCGCCGGAAGAGGCCGGCCGACGCCTCGCGGCGCTCGCGGCGAGCTACGACTTCACCCTCTGGGAGACGTTCATGACCGATCTGGCCGGGCACGGCCGCTGGGGTTGGACGGCAGCCGAGGCGCTCGGCCGGCTCGACGGGCTTCTCGGCGGCGTCGTCCGGGCCCGAGCGGCCGACCTCACCGTCCTGCTGACGAGCGACCACGGCAATCTCGAAGAAGCGGAGCACCGCCGGCACACGCGGAACCCCGTGCCCCTCCTCGCCTTCGGTCCGCTCGCGGGCCGTTTCGCCGCGCTCACGGCGCTCGATCAGGTGACCCCGGCCATCCTCGCGGCGCTTGCCGACCGGCCATCCTGA
- a CDS encoding ATP-binding cassette domain-containing protein — translation MIEAHDLTRKYGDFTAVAGISFAVPEGEIVGMLGPNGAGKTTTLRMMTGFLPPTSGRVTVAGRDLVADPVAARREIGYLPENVALYPEMRVEEYLAYRAQLEGMDRVAARRAIAETIGRCLLGDVRAQVIGTLSKGYRQRVGLAAAILHEPRVLVLDEPTVGLDPKQIIAIRELIRDLGRSHTLLLSTHILPEVELLCQRVVIIDRGRIVAEGTPESLRERSLGAAQVRVGFADPAAPAEVSEALTSLAGVSRVRPLGAGGWLLDCEKGADPRAETFRLAVARGWTLVELALEKASLEDVFVRLTTHDAVSGALGTAAGEVGSMPPAASGDAAAGSAEVAS, via the coding sequence TTGATCGAAGCGCACGACCTGACCCGCAAGTACGGGGATTTCACCGCGGTCGCCGGAATCTCGTTCGCGGTGCCCGAAGGGGAGATCGTCGGGATGCTCGGGCCGAACGGGGCCGGCAAGACGACGACGCTCCGCATGATGACCGGATTCCTTCCGCCGACCAGCGGCCGGGTGACCGTCGCCGGTCGCGACCTCGTCGCCGATCCGGTGGCGGCGCGCCGCGAGATCGGCTACCTGCCGGAGAACGTGGCGCTCTACCCCGAGATGCGGGTGGAGGAGTACCTCGCCTATCGCGCCCAGCTCGAAGGGATGGATCGCGTCGCGGCGCGGCGGGCGATCGCCGAGACGATCGGTCGTTGTCTGCTCGGCGACGTGCGCGCGCAGGTGATCGGCACGCTGTCGAAGGGCTACCGGCAGCGCGTCGGGCTTGCCGCGGCGATCCTCCACGAGCCGCGCGTCCTGGTGCTCGACGAGCCGACGGTGGGGCTCGACCCGAAGCAGATCATCGCCATCCGCGAGCTGATCCGCGACCTCGGTCGGAGCCACACGCTGCTGCTGTCGACGCACATCCTCCCGGAGGTCGAGCTGCTCTGCCAGCGAGTGGTGATCATCGACCGCGGGCGGATCGTCGCCGAAGGCACTCCGGAGAGCCTGCGCGAGCGGTCGCTCGGCGCGGCACAGGTGCGCGTCGGTTTCGCCGACCCGGCCGCTCCGGCGGAGGTGAGCGAGGCCCTCACCTCGCTCGCCGGCGTCTCGCGGGTGCGCCCGCTCGGCGCCGGGGGTTGGCTGCTCGATTGCGAAAAGGGCGCCGACCCGCGCGCCGAGACCTTCCGGCTGGCCGTCGCGAGGGGCTGGACGCTCGTCGAGCTGGCGCTCGAGAAGGCCTCGCTCGAGGACGTCTTCGTCCGACTGACGACCCACGATGCGGTGAGCGGCGCCCTCGGCACCGCGGCTGGCGAGGTCGGGTCCATGCCTCCCGCCGCGTCGGGCGACGCGGCTGCCGGGAGCGCGGAGGTGGCGTCGTGA
- a CDS encoding ABC transporter permease, which produces MKGLLATFFRELRAYFFSPLAYVVLTFFLLVNGYVFWFILSYLNDPRSRAGAPLELFFGQTIFFWLVLLFVTPILTMRLIGEERKTGTIEMLMTAPVTETQVVLGKYFAALGYYLFLWLPTLGYVAVVAHYGSVDPGPVAAGYLGVAGIGALFLAAGLFASSLAKNQIVAAIVAFAMLVFFFTFGLLENLVAGETARKVFGYLNLWQHMDELSRGIVDTRRLVYYLSVTAFFLFLTSRALEAKKWR; this is translated from the coding sequence GTGAAGGGCCTTCTCGCCACGTTCTTCCGCGAGCTGCGCGCCTACTTCTTCTCGCCGCTCGCCTACGTCGTGCTCACGTTCTTCCTGCTGGTCAACGGCTACGTCTTCTGGTTCATCCTGAGCTACCTGAACGACCCGCGCTCGCGTGCCGGAGCGCCGCTCGAGCTCTTCTTCGGACAGACGATCTTCTTCTGGCTGGTGCTGCTCTTCGTCACGCCGATCCTCACGATGCGGCTGATCGGCGAGGAGCGCAAGACCGGCACGATCGAGATGCTGATGACCGCGCCGGTCACCGAGACGCAGGTCGTGCTCGGCAAGTACTTCGCGGCGCTCGGCTACTACCTTTTCCTCTGGCTGCCGACGCTCGGCTATGTCGCGGTCGTCGCCCACTACGGTTCGGTCGATCCGGGACCGGTGGCGGCGGGCTATCTCGGCGTGGCGGGGATCGGGGCGCTCTTCCTCGCCGCCGGCCTCTTCGCGTCGTCGCTCGCCAAGAACCAGATCGTCGCGGCGATCGTCGCCTTCGCCATGCTCGTCTTCTTCTTCACCTTCGGCCTGCTGGAGAACCTGGTGGCCGGCGAGACGGCGCGCAAGGTGTTCGGGTATCTCAACCTCTGGCAGCACATGGACGAGCTCAGCCGGGGGATCGTCGACACGCGGCGACTGGTCTACTACCTGTCGGTGACCGCCTTCTTTCTCTTCCTGACGAGCCGCGCCCTCGAGGCGAAGAAGTGGAGATGA
- a CDS encoding GldG family protein has translation MARPETRQQLLAGGTLSVGVILVAALLAIVNYFGFKYYHRFDWTHGKLYTLSEKSLGVLDGLKKDVDVVVFMRPGGELFEPVRELLERYAAKSPHVKVRVVDPEKNLVEAQQLVDKYKVSSLSVVVFDSGDDRRVIEEADLADFDYSGMQFGAGPQMTGFKGEEAFSGALLELAEQRKPKILFTSGHGELSLDDVSESGLSQAQALLGKENFEMKAWASLGQAEVPAGTDLVVVAGPRARFAEPELAALGRYLAGGGRMLVLIDPTLAPGGGGLVDTGLGAWLANYGVKLGDDIVVDPSNPLPFYGAETIFVNAEGTHPVVRALEQAKLPVILPLARSVSRGTPPAGAEVNELLRTSAEGWGEIDLANLRAVAKGPADLAGPVSVAIAAGPAAAKPPAVAEDDEDPQANAKAAPAVAPVPWRLVVVGDADFATNAQLANVGNPTLLANTLNWMVERQKLLGIGPKAPEQVRLNLSASQLRWVTLWVLLGLPGLAVAAGLWMHLRRRR, from the coding sequence GTGGCGCGTCCTGAAACCAGACAACAGCTCCTCGCCGGCGGCACGCTGTCGGTCGGGGTGATCCTCGTCGCGGCCCTGCTCGCGATCGTCAACTACTTCGGGTTCAAGTACTACCACCGTTTCGACTGGACCCACGGGAAGCTCTACACGCTCTCCGAGAAGAGCCTCGGCGTGCTCGACGGCCTGAAGAAGGACGTCGACGTGGTGGTCTTCATGCGCCCGGGCGGCGAGCTCTTCGAGCCGGTGCGCGAGCTTCTCGAGCGGTATGCCGCCAAGTCGCCGCACGTCAAGGTGCGAGTCGTCGACCCGGAGAAGAACCTCGTCGAAGCGCAGCAGCTGGTCGACAAGTACAAGGTCAGCAGCCTTTCCGTGGTGGTCTTCGACAGCGGCGACGACCGCCGCGTGATCGAAGAGGCCGATCTCGCCGACTTCGACTACTCCGGCATGCAGTTCGGCGCCGGCCCTCAGATGACCGGCTTCAAGGGCGAGGAGGCGTTCTCCGGGGCGTTGCTCGAGCTTGCCGAGCAGCGCAAGCCGAAGATCCTCTTCACCAGCGGGCACGGAGAGCTCTCGCTCGACGACGTCTCGGAATCCGGCCTCTCGCAGGCGCAGGCTCTTCTCGGCAAGGAGAACTTCGAGATGAAGGCGTGGGCGTCGCTCGGTCAGGCCGAGGTCCCCGCCGGCACCGACCTCGTCGTCGTCGCCGGGCCGCGCGCCCGCTTCGCCGAACCGGAGCTCGCGGCGCTCGGCCGCTACCTCGCCGGCGGCGGAAGGATGCTGGTGCTGATCGACCCGACGCTTGCGCCCGGCGGCGGCGGACTCGTCGACACCGGCCTCGGTGCGTGGCTCGCCAACTACGGGGTGAAGCTCGGCGACGACATCGTCGTCGACCCGTCGAATCCGCTGCCGTTCTACGGCGCCGAGACGATCTTCGTCAACGCCGAAGGGACGCATCCGGTGGTGCGGGCGCTCGAACAGGCCAAGCTGCCGGTGATCCTGCCGCTGGCGCGTTCGGTGAGCCGCGGCACGCCACCGGCGGGCGCCGAAGTGAACGAGCTGCTGCGCACCTCGGCGGAGGGCTGGGGCGAGATCGATCTGGCCAACCTGCGCGCCGTCGCCAAGGGTCCGGCGGATCTCGCCGGGCCGGTCTCGGTGGCGATCGCGGCAGGTCCGGCCGCAGCCAAGCCGCCGGCGGTCGCGGAGGACGACGAGGACCCGCAGGCCAACGCCAAGGCAGCGCCGGCGGTGGCGCCGGTGCCGTGGCGACTCGTCGTCGTGGGCGATGCCGACTTCGCCACCAACGCGCAGTTGGCCAACGTCGGCAACCCGACGCTGCTCGCCAACACGCTCAACTGGATGGTCGAGCGGCAGAAGTTGCTCGGCATCGGGCCGAAGGCGCCGGAGCAGGTCCGGCTCAACCTGAGCGCATCCCAGTTGCGCTGGGTCACGCTCTGGGTGCTGCTCGGACTGCCCGGGCTGGCGGTGGCCGCAGGTCTCTGGATGCACCTGCGGCGCCGGAGGTAG
- a CDS encoding DUF4340 domain-containing protein gives MKPKTLLVLVALVASLGAFIWFVDRDLPSTDERAERAKRVFAGLEAKEVVGLTIEREGVKIVLERDAVSGERSEADSGAAADEAAAPSGWHLVAPLAARADGAAVDAFVASLAGLARERTVAGADRKAMGLAPPRAIVALRTAKGERRLEVGADVPASGNVAVAVDGGADVGIASKSFWSEAAKPPGDWRARDLFPGRREQIERLTLVGAAGRVVLAQRAGELWVESPFADRADHDAASSLLADLTGLRAEKFVDGGNTAALGLAPPRASVEVTLAGRSEPVRIELGAAATEPTRVAARVDGALVEISRRLDEAVGRAPEGWRSRGWSSLDTWSIDAVKVQEVAGALELTRHDGDWRRGPQTIPYTPIGDLLYAVSGLKAEQFGGVAPPGGAPSLTLELTGSGQRRETLSLWAEHAGLVPARVSGREVTLLLPKAGVDDLRAKVAAVRAAQPIANATPAATANAAKP, from the coding sequence GTGAAGCCGAAGACGCTTCTCGTGCTGGTTGCGTTGGTTGCGTCCCTCGGGGCATTCATCTGGTTCGTCGATCGTGACCTGCCGTCGACCGACGAACGGGCCGAACGGGCCAAGCGGGTCTTCGCCGGCCTCGAGGCGAAGGAGGTCGTCGGGCTGACGATCGAACGCGAGGGCGTGAAGATCGTCCTCGAGCGCGACGCGGTGTCGGGCGAGAGGTCGGAGGCGGACTCGGGCGCCGCGGCCGACGAGGCCGCCGCACCGTCCGGGTGGCACCTCGTCGCTCCGCTCGCCGCACGCGCCGATGGCGCCGCCGTCGACGCGTTCGTCGCCTCGCTCGCCGGGCTGGCGCGCGAGCGCACGGTGGCCGGGGCCGACCGCAAGGCGATGGGGCTCGCGCCGCCTCGGGCGATCGTGGCGCTCCGCACGGCGAAGGGTGAGCGACGTCTCGAGGTCGGTGCCGACGTTCCCGCGTCGGGCAACGTCGCAGTCGCGGTCGACGGAGGCGCCGACGTGGGGATCGCGTCGAAGTCCTTCTGGAGCGAGGCGGCGAAGCCTCCAGGCGACTGGCGGGCGCGCGATCTCTTCCCGGGTCGACGAGAGCAGATCGAGCGGCTGACGCTCGTCGGGGCCGCCGGACGTGTGGTGCTGGCGCAACGCGCCGGCGAGCTCTGGGTGGAGAGCCCCTTCGCCGACCGGGCGGACCACGATGCCGCGAGCTCGCTGCTCGCCGATCTGACCGGTTTGCGGGCCGAGAAGTTCGTCGACGGCGGCAATACCGCAGCGCTCGGGCTCGCGCCGCCGCGTGCGAGCGTGGAGGTGACGCTCGCCGGGAGGAGTGAACCGGTCCGCATCGAGCTCGGCGCCGCCGCGACGGAGCCCACACGCGTCGCGGCGCGCGTCGATGGAGCTCTCGTCGAGATCTCGCGGCGTCTCGACGAGGCGGTGGGCCGTGCCCCCGAGGGCTGGCGCTCGCGCGGCTGGTCGTCGCTCGACACCTGGAGCATCGACGCGGTCAAGGTGCAGGAGGTGGCCGGTGCGCTCGAGCTCACCCGTCATGACGGCGACTGGAGACGCGGACCCCAGACGATCCCGTACACGCCGATCGGCGACCTGCTCTACGCCGTGTCCGGGCTCAAGGCCGAGCAGTTCGGCGGGGTGGCGCCGCCGGGCGGGGCGCCTTCGCTGACGCTCGAGCTGACCGGGAGCGGCCAGCGACGGGAGACGCTGAGTCTCTGGGCCGAGCATGCCGGCCTCGTGCCGGCGCGGGTCAGCGGTCGTGAGGTGACGTTGCTCCTGCCGAAGGCGGGCGTCGACGACTTGCGGGCCAAGGTCGCCGCCGTGCGAGCGGCTCAGCCGATCGCCAATGCGACGCCCGCGGCCACGGCCAACGCAGCCAAGCCCTAG
- a CDS encoding zinc ABC transporter substrate-binding protein, with translation MKSPIRLTLVLLLLLAVPTVVEAKLHVVTSLQDLAALATEVGGDRVEVLALARGYQDPHFVDAKPSFVLQLSRADLLVVAGLELEIGYLPALVDQSRNAKLQPGGSGFLDASVGCEILGRPTAAVSRAMGDVHPYGNPHYWTDPENGRIMARAIAAKLSALDPGGAETYRRNLATFETKLDMKEKAWRERLAPFSGTDVVTFHDSWPNFARRFGLTIVGHVEPKPGIPPSPTHTLEIVNLIRAKKVPLILVEPYFDTKTPKAIAEQTGATVLTLYPSVGGRPEIGDYLALFDYNVEALAQALGGGK, from the coding sequence ATGAAATCGCCAATCCGTCTGACGCTCGTTCTTCTCCTCCTGCTCGCCGTTCCAACCGTCGTCGAAGCCAAGCTCCATGTCGTCACCTCGCTCCAGGACCTGGCGGCCCTCGCCACCGAGGTGGGAGGCGACCGGGTCGAGGTGCTGGCGCTCGCCAGGGGCTACCAGGACCCGCACTTCGTCGACGCCAAGCCGTCGTTCGTGCTGCAGCTCTCGCGTGCCGATCTCCTGGTGGTCGCGGGACTCGAGCTCGAGATCGGTTACCTGCCGGCGCTCGTCGACCAGAGCCGGAATGCGAAGCTCCAGCCAGGAGGCAGCGGGTTTTTGGACGCCTCGGTGGGGTGCGAGATCCTCGGGCGTCCGACCGCGGCGGTGAGCCGCGCGATGGGCGACGTCCACCCCTACGGCAATCCGCACTACTGGACCGATCCGGAGAACGGGCGGATCATGGCGCGCGCCATCGCCGCGAAGCTCTCGGCGCTCGACCCGGGCGGGGCCGAGACCTACCGTCGGAACCTCGCGACGTTCGAGACGAAGCTCGACATGAAGGAGAAGGCCTGGAGGGAACGGCTCGCGCCGTTCTCGGGCACGGACGTCGTGACGTTCCACGACTCGTGGCCGAACTTCGCGCGGCGCTTCGGCCTGACGATCGTCGGACACGTGGAGCCGAAGCCGGGGATTCCGCCGTCGCCGACGCACACGCTCGAGATCGTCAACCTGATCCGCGCGAAGAAGGTGCCGCTCATCCTCGTCGAGCCGTACTTCGACACCAAGACGCCGAAGGCGATCGCCGAGCAGACGGGCGCGACCGTGCTGACGCTCTATCCGTCGGTCGGTGGTCGACCGGAGATCGGCGACTATCTGGCGCTGTTCGACTACAACGTCGAGGCTCTGGCCCAGGCCCTCGGGGGGGGGAAATGA
- a CDS encoding metal ABC transporter permease, which yields MTIFELLLPAFVASLILTGIHAYLGVHVVERGVIFVDLSLAQIAALGTTVAYLFGHDLHSLPAWLFSLGFTFLGAAVFAFTRPHHDTRIPQEAVIGIAYAVSAAVAILVMSKATAETEHLKEMLVGNILSVTWGELGKTAVLYALVGLFHYVFRRRFLLISMNEAEAERLGWNVRFWDFLFYVSFGFVVTSSVAIAGVLLVFCFLIVPSVTAMLFAERLGPRLAIGWTMGALVSAGGVAFSFVLDLPTGATIVATFGLALMVTAGLRALTRRAR from the coding sequence ATGACCATCTTCGAGCTGTTGTTGCCGGCCTTCGTCGCCAGCCTCATCCTGACCGGCATCCACGCCTACCTCGGTGTGCACGTGGTCGAGCGCGGGGTGATCTTCGTCGACCTGTCGCTCGCCCAGATCGCCGCGCTGGGAACGACGGTCGCGTACCTGTTCGGCCATGACCTCCATTCGCTGCCGGCCTGGCTCTTCTCGCTCGGTTTCACCTTTCTCGGCGCGGCGGTGTTCGCCTTCACCCGGCCACATCACGACACGCGCATCCCGCAGGAGGCGGTGATCGGCATCGCGTACGCGGTGTCGGCGGCGGTGGCGATCCTGGTGATGTCGAAGGCGACGGCGGAGACGGAGCATCTCAAGGAGATGCTGGTCGGCAACATCCTCTCGGTGACCTGGGGGGAGTTGGGAAAGACGGCGGTGCTGTACGCGCTGGTGGGGCTGTTCCACTACGTCTTTCGGCGTCGGTTCCTGCTCATCTCGATGAACGAGGCGGAGGCGGAGCGGCTGGGGTGGAACGTGCGGTTCTGGGATTTCCTGTTCTACGTGTCGTTCGGCTTCGTGGTGACGTCGTCGGTGGCGATTGCCGGGGTGCTGCTGGTGTTCTGCTTCCTGATCGTGCCGTCGGTGACGGCGATGCTGTTCGCGGAGCGGCTCGGGCCGCGGTTGGCGATCGGCTGGACGATGGGGGCGCTGGTGTCGGCGGGCGGCGTGGCGTTCTCGTTCGTGCTGGACCTGCCGACGGGGGCGACGATCGTCGCCACGTTCGGGTTGGCGCTGATGGTGACGGCGGGGTTGCGGGCGCTGACGCGCCGAGCACGCTGA